The following coding sequences lie in one Mucilaginibacter sp. KACC 22773 genomic window:
- a CDS encoding YncE family protein — protein MCNSIFKATKFNLAKLVVINVLCTLLIFAATGCAAQPTPARSLLALSKTDHILAIIDPVTLKIIARVPVGSDPHEVIASTDGKVAYVSIYGGGSLHELSVVDLVAQKPLPAIDTRPLMGPHGLTFANDKVWFTAEGSKAVGRYDPAITKLDWVMGTGQDRTHMIYVTNNGKKVYTTNVSAGTVSILVDSLLKPVASPTGFAPPARQDWVQTVISVAVGSEGFDVSPDGRELWTAGAHDGAISIIDIAAKKVTGNIDAKVVGANRLKFTPDGKRVLITSLRTGDLFIYDVASHKELKRISTGHGAAGILVDDYGSRAFIGCTGDNYVAVVDLTALKVTGHIDIPGADGLAWAVRP, from the coding sequence ATGTGTAACTCAATTTTTAAAGCCACAAAGTTTAATCTGGCCAAATTAGTTGTTATAAACGTTTTATGTACATTGTTGATTTTTGCGGCAACAGGATGCGCCGCGCAGCCTACGCCGGCGCGTTCCCTGCTTGCGCTTTCAAAAACCGATCATATTCTGGCGATCATTGACCCCGTTACACTAAAGATTATCGCCCGTGTACCTGTGGGCTCCGATCCTCATGAGGTTATTGCATCAACTGATGGAAAGGTTGCTTATGTTTCTATTTACGGCGGCGGTAGCTTGCACGAGCTTAGTGTGGTTGACCTGGTAGCACAGAAGCCTTTACCGGCAATTGATACCAGGCCGTTAATGGGGCCACACGGACTAACGTTCGCCAACGATAAGGTGTGGTTCACAGCGGAGGGATCAAAGGCAGTTGGTCGATATGATCCGGCGATAACCAAACTCGACTGGGTCATGGGAACAGGCCAGGACCGGACACATATGATTTATGTAACCAACAACGGAAAAAAGGTTTACACAACAAACGTGTCGGCAGGGACGGTAAGCATTTTGGTAGATAGTCTGCTCAAACCCGTCGCCTCCCCAACAGGATTTGCACCTCCGGCACGCCAGGATTGGGTGCAAACTGTTATTTCTGTTGCCGTAGGGTCTGAAGGTTTTGATGTCTCGCCCGATGGCCGTGAATTGTGGACAGCAGGTGCTCATGATGGTGCCATTTCCATTATCGACATCGCCGCCAAAAAGGTAACCGGCAACATCGACGCAAAGGTTGTTGGCGCCAATCGGCTCAAGTTTACGCCAGATGGTAAGCGGGTATTAATTACAAGCCTCAGGACCGGCGATCTGTTTATTTATGATGTGGCATCGCACAAAGAGTTGAAACGCATCAGTACCGGCCATGGAGCAGCCGGCATCCTGGTAGATGATTACGGATCACGGGCATTTATCGGTTGTACGGGCGACAATTACGTGGCGGTGGTCGATCTCACAGCGCTGAAAGTGACAGGGCATATTGATATTCCGGGGGCAGACGGCCTGGCCTGGGCAGTTAGGCCTTAG
- a CDS encoding formylglycine-generating enzyme family protein, with translation MKGLIIKSKRLYRIVLVLVIAGIGLSAPSCKPKPVAAGILVKTKLPPKKAICCESNIPARFPSLAGQQAALLDKPGVSAGHEGMVFIKAGTFQMGGDNKQALPDEYPKHQVSVNGFWMDATEVTNAQFSKFVKATHYVTTAEKKPDWNELKKQLPPGTQKPADSLLVAASLVFSASTHPVDLNDYSQWWVWKTGADWKHPHGPKSNIKGKDNYPVVHISWYDAVAYCKWAGKRLPTEAEWEWAARGGLSNSVYPWGNEPVDAGKAKANTWQGHFPDKNINKDKFYGVAPVSSFAPNGYGLFDMAGNVWEWCADYYNNDYYKTINRPGGIKNPGGAAKSFDPDEPYAIKRVIRGGSFLCNDSYCSGYRVARRMKSTEDSGMEHLGFRCVADK, from the coding sequence ATGAAAGGATTAATAATAAAAAGCAAACGGCTATATCGCATAGTTTTAGTTCTGGTTATTGCAGGCATCGGCCTATCGGCACCATCATGTAAACCCAAACCGGTTGCAGCAGGCATTTTGGTTAAAACTAAATTACCGCCCAAAAAAGCCATCTGCTGCGAGTCAAATATCCCGGCGCGTTTTCCATCGCTTGCCGGTCAACAGGCCGCCTTGCTGGATAAACCCGGTGTAAGCGCGGGCCATGAAGGTATGGTTTTTATTAAGGCGGGTACATTTCAGATGGGGGGCGATAATAAACAGGCATTGCCAGATGAATATCCAAAACACCAGGTAAGCGTAAATGGTTTCTGGATGGATGCGACTGAAGTAACCAACGCGCAGTTTAGCAAATTTGTAAAAGCTACCCACTACGTTACTACCGCCGAGAAAAAACCGGATTGGAACGAATTGAAAAAGCAGCTGCCTCCTGGAACCCAAAAGCCGGCTGATAGCTTGCTGGTAGCCGCATCGCTGGTTTTTAGCGCATCAACTCATCCTGTTGATTTGAATGATTACAGCCAGTGGTGGGTTTGGAAAACGGGGGCAGACTGGAAACATCCGCATGGCCCTAAAAGTAATATCAAGGGGAAAGATAATTACCCGGTGGTGCACATCTCCTGGTATGATGCTGTAGCTTATTGCAAATGGGCTGGTAAACGTTTACCTACCGAGGCCGAGTGGGAGTGGGCCGCCCGTGGTGGTTTATCAAACAGTGTTTACCCCTGGGGCAACGAGCCTGTTGATGCCGGTAAAGCAAAAGCCAATACATGGCAAGGCCACTTCCCGGATAAAAATATCAATAAAGATAAATTTTACGGTGTAGCCCCGGTCTCCAGCTTCGCACCCAATGGTTATGGCTTATTTGATATGGCCGGCAATGTTTGGGAGTGGTGTGCCGACTATTATAACAACGATTACTACAAAACGATTAACCGGCCGGGGGGCATAAAAAATCCAGGCGGCGCGGCAAAAAGCTTTGATCCCGACGAGCCTTATGCTATCAAGCGAGTAATCAGGGGTGGATCGTTCCTGTGCAATGATAGCTATTGCTCGGGCTATCGCGTTGCCCGCCGCATGAAAAGTACCGAAGACAGCGGGATGGAGCACCTTGGATTCAGGTGCGTTGCTGATAAATAA
- a CDS encoding 3-keto-disaccharide hydrolase: MKNLLIMGNSSLCRLLRLQVMLMLFAFPVLKVSAGEIGPSKDPDVIGRWDITITKGGKSLPSWLEVQKSGTHTLIGRFVYAFGSARPISEVKPDNGKYSFSIPPQWEEGTRNMDFQFEVSGDKLTGTMVYTDGASYEFTGVRAPLLVRTKSPVWGAPVKLFNGKNVKGWHTDGKNQWIAEGGILRSPHSGANLITDKTFTDFKLHIEFRYPQGSNSGVYLRGRYELQVIDTKSGDPEPINNQFSSIYGFLPPNKMMAKNPGDWQSYDVTLVGRMVTIVANGKTVICDQIIPGITGGAINSQEGEPGPILIQGDHGPIDYRNIIITPAK, encoded by the coding sequence ATGAAAAATTTATTAATAATGGGTAATAGTTCACTTTGCCGTCTCCTTCGGCTACAAGTAATGCTAATGTTATTTGCGTTCCCGGTCTTAAAAGTATCAGCCGGAGAAATCGGGCCATCGAAAGACCCTGATGTGATAGGCAGATGGGATATCACCATCACCAAAGGCGGTAAAAGCCTGCCATCATGGCTGGAGGTGCAAAAATCCGGTACCCATACTTTAATCGGTCGCTTTGTGTATGCCTTTGGAAGCGCGCGCCCGATTTCGGAAGTTAAACCGGATAATGGAAAATACAGCTTTTCTATTCCCCCGCAATGGGAAGAAGGAACCCGGAATATGGATTTTCAATTTGAAGTTAGCGGCGATAAACTGACAGGTACCATGGTTTACACCGACGGTGCTTCTTATGAGTTTACTGGTGTACGTGCCCCATTGCTTGTGAGAACTAAAAGCCCGGTTTGGGGTGCTCCTGTGAAATTGTTTAATGGAAAAAACGTTAAGGGCTGGCATACAGATGGCAAGAATCAATGGATAGCGGAGGGTGGAATTTTGAGAAGCCCGCATTCGGGAGCTAACCTGATAACTGATAAAACTTTTACCGATTTTAAACTCCATATTGAATTCAGGTATCCGCAGGGAAGCAACAGTGGCGTTTACCTGAGGGGCCGGTATGAATTGCAGGTGATTGATACCAAAAGCGGAGACCCTGAGCCTATTAACAACCAGTTCAGCTCGATCTATGGTTTCCTGCCGCCAAATAAAATGATGGCGAAAAACCCCGGTGACTGGCAATCGTATGACGTTACGCTGGTTGGCAGAATGGTAACTATCGTGGCCAATGGGAAAACAGTAATATGCGACCAGATAATCCCCGGGATAACCGGCGGAGCAATAAATAGCCAGGAAGGCGAACCTGGCCCGATATTGATCCAGGGGGATCACGGACCGATTGATTACAGGAATATTATTATAACTCCTGCCAAATAA